In Anaerolineae bacterium, the DNA window ACTGCGTGGACCTGATGGTGGGGTTCGGGACGGCGGGCGTGTCCGTGCTGGCGTATGTTCTGCTGGGCGTCCTGCTGGCCGGCACCTCGGAGGGGCAGGATGAGGGGACGCCGGCGTACGGGCTGGCACTGCCGGCGCTGACAGGGGCCGGCCTGACGGCGGTGCTGGTCGCGGTAGGGGAGGAGGGATGGTTGGACCTCCTGCCGTTGGTGGCGGTGATGTGGCTGTCGGGTATGGCAGTATATGCGTGGAATATGCCGGCGCGTTCCTGGGGGGAGGCGGTGGTCCTTTCCCTTCTGCCGGCGGTGATCGCCGGCGTCGGGGTGCGCGCCGCCGGCGGCGACCCGCGCGGACAGATACTGGCTGGGACAGCCGGCATGCTGGCATGTATAATTATTACCGCGGCGGTGCTGAACCGGAGCGGGCAAAGGGCAATTGGGCCGGCGCGGGCTGTGCCCTGGCGGCTGGCGGGAGCGGTCCTCCTGATAGTGGGCCTGGTGGGTGCCGGCTGGCCGGCGGCTGGAGACGCGTACCTTGCCGCTGGCCGACGGGCACTGCTGGCGGGGGATGGGGAGCGGGCGGACAGGGTGTTGCAGATCGCGGTGAGGTTCCCGCCGTATGATGCGCTGGCGTATGACATCTGGGCACAGCGCTGGATCGCGGTCGGCCGGCTGACGGCGGATCCTGAGGCACGCGCGGCCGCCCTGGGGGAAGCGGCGCGCATGCTGGCGGCCGCCTGGAAGGCGGAGCCGAGACAGGTGGAATGGGCGCGCCGGCTGAGCGCGGTCTATCGGGAGTGGGCGACGTATGAGGTAGACCCGGCGCCCCGGCACACCGCACTGCTCGAGGCGCGCCGGGTATTGGCGGAGGCGATGCGGATCGCGCCGGCGAACCCCGCGCTGCCCGAAGATTTGCAGGCCATTGATTCCCTCCTGCAGGAGGCCCCGTGAGCGCCATGCAGGACGACCGGCTCCCGCTGGTAAGCGTTGTCATCCCTGTACTGAATGAGGAGCGGCATCTGCGCCAATGCCTGGAGGCTGTGCTCCACCAGGACTATCCCGCAGACCGCATCGAGGTCATCGCGGCGGATGGTGGCTCCACGGACGCCAGCCGGGAGATCGTGCAAGAATATGCGGCGCGGGATGGGCGGGTGCGGTTGGTGGAGAACCCGCGCCGGCGCGCCTCTGCCGGCCTGAATGCGGCCATCACCGCGGCCCGCGGCGAATACATCGTGCGGGTGGATGGGCACACCATTATCGCCCCGGACTATGTGTCGCGCTGTGTCGCGCATCTGAGGGGCGATCCACAGGTCGGCAGTGCCGGCGGCTCCATCTCCCCGGTCGGCGAAACTATCGCCGGCCAGGCGGTCGCTCTCGCACTGCGTTCCCCGTTCAGCATGGGCGGCGCGCCCTTTCGCCACGCCCGGCAAGCCGGGGCGGTGGATACGGTGTATCTGGGGTCTTTCCGCCGGCGGGATTTGCTGGAGATCGGCCTGTACAACGCCTCCCTCGGCGCCAATGAGGATTACGAACTGCATTTCCGCCTGCGTCGTGCCGGCCGGTTGGTCTGGTTCGATCCGCACATTCGCTCCCGCACCTATACCCGCCGCACGCTGGCCGCGCTGGCGCGGCAGTACGCCCGCTATGGATATTGGAAGGGGCAGGTCATGGTCCTGCATCCGGCGTCCATCAGCCGGCGGCATACTGCGGCGCTGATAGGCACCGTAGGTTTTGTGCTGTCCGCGCTGGCCGCGGCGCTCGGCCGGCCGGCATGGCTCCTCGCCCTATTAGGCATTTATGCCCTGGTGAACCTGGGCTTTTCCGTACAGCTTGGGTGGCCCTGGAAGGGCCGGCCGGCGGTTCTGCTTCCGATGGTGTTCGTCATCATGCATGTATGCTGGGGGGCCGGCCTGCTGGCCGGCCTGGCGAGGGCATTGGCGCGCCGGCCAGCTCACGAGATCTGAACGATGGGGATGTGCAGGGCTTCCAGCCGGCGTTGGAGTTCCTCCAGCGCCTGGGAAAGCCTGCTCTCGACCTCATCCCGCGCATCGCCGCGCGCGCTCAGAGTGATTTTCAGGCGCACGCCCGGCCCGTACGCCTTGGCGCGGGATTTGACATACACCTCCGGGTGCGCGCGCTGGACGGCATCCACCGCCGGCGCCAGCGAGGACTCGTCCCCGCAGTCCACGATCAGCACCCGCTCCGCGTAGTAGCCCTGTCCGTACAGCTCCCGCAGGATCGGCGTCAGCGATTGTTCGAAGATGCCCTGCAGTTCCGCCGGCACGCCGGGCAGGGTGATAATGA includes these proteins:
- a CDS encoding glycosyltransferase family 2 protein, translated to MSAMQDDRLPLVSVVIPVLNEERHLRQCLEAVLHQDYPADRIEVIAADGGSTDASREIVQEYAARDGRVRLVENPRRRASAGLNAAITAARGEYIVRVDGHTIIAPDYVSRCVAHLRGDPQVGSAGGSISPVGETIAGQAVALALRSPFSMGGAPFRHARQAGAVDTVYLGSFRRRDLLEIGLYNASLGANEDYELHFRLRRAGRLVWFDPHIRSRTYTRRTLAALARQYARYGYWKGQVMVLHPASISRRHTAALIGTVGFVLSALAAALGRPAWLLALLGIYALVNLGFSVQLGWPWKGRPAVLLPMVFVIMHVCWGAGLLAGLARALARRPAHEI